The window CGTAAACGGATAACCCGCCGCTTCGCATTTCGATTTCAGCTCGGCCATGCCGTTGATATCGAAGCATAGGTGAATGAATCCAAGATCACCCCAAAAACGATCCTTGAAAATATGCTGTCCCTCGTAATCGAGCCCTTGTACCAATTCAATTTCGCCGGGTCCCAGCAATTTGCTGAATGCGCCCTTTCGGGCCGATGACTTCAGCACCACGCGGCGATATTTTTCCTCTGCGCCGGGCAGCCCTTTCCAATCGGAGAAGGTACCTTCCTGATTCGCGATCATGTTGTCGAATTGCAGAATGTCCTGATAAATCGGCAGTACGCGATCGATGTCACTCGAGCCGATCACTGCGCCGAAAACTCCGCCAGTGAGCTTCTTTTCGTCTTTGAACCAACCATAGCCTTCGACCAATTCAAATATGTTGCCGTAGGGATCGGCTAAATAGAAGTGCGGACGACCTGCCGGATCCGGTGCCACATCCGACCGAAGGTCGAGACCCTCATTTTGGTACCACTTGTAAGTAGCGGCGATGTCCTTGCATTTGATCTTGCAGATATACAAGCCGAGGTCGCCGAGACGTATATCGAACTTGGCGGCTTCCGGTGTACGACTAGTGTACTGCCAGATCTCGAATCCGCCACCGCTCTGTAGGTTCAGGGCCAACGCGGCATGGCGCGATCGCGGCTCGCCGCCGGTGTACGGCAGCATGAGTCCGGCCTCGGCCGCCTCTTCGAAGACTTTGATGTCCATACCGAAATACTTCCGATACCAGCACCACGCTTCGTGAACGTTGCGAACGCCGATTCCCATTTGCTGAATACCGCTGATAACCATGGTGCAGGATTTGGTTTGAAGCACAAACTTACCCAATTTTCGTATATTTGCGGCTTTGATGGAGGAACCCCTGTGCTGCCTGAGAACGACTTTGTTTTGGGGAAATCCATCCCATTTCGACGAACCAAAATGAGGTTATGAAGGACATCTTTGAGAAGATCTCAAACAACCGAGGCCCCCTCGGACAGTATTCAGAAGACGCGCACGGATATTTTACCTTCCCTAAGTTGGAGGGAGATTTAGCGCCCCGCATGAATTTCAACGGAAAAGAAAAGCTCGTTTGGAGCTTGAACAACTACCTCGGGTTGGGTAATCACCCGGAGGTACGTAAGGTCGATGCCGAAGCGGCGGAGCGCTGGGGACTCGCCTACCCTATGGGTGCGCGAATCATGTCGGGTAACACCGCATTACACGAGAAGCTCGAGCGCGAGCTGAGCGATTTCGTGATGAAGGAAGATACTATCCTTTTGAACTACGGATACCAGGGAATCATGTCGGCCATCGACGCGGTTGTGGACCGTAACGACGTTATCGTTTACGACAGCGAGTCGCACGCCTGTATCATCGACGGACTCCGTATGCACATGGGACGCCGTTTCGTGTACCCACATAACGACATCAACAACCTCGAGAAGCAACTCGAACGCGCCACTAAATTGGTCGAGAATACCGACGGTGGTATTTTGGTGATCACCGAAGGAGTATTCGGTATGGCCGGAGACCAAGGTAAATTGAAAGAGATCGTAGAGCTCAAAAAGAAGTTCAGCTTCCACCTCATGGTCGATGATGCTCACGGTATCGGCGTTATGGGTGAAACCGGAGCCGGAACGGGTGAAGAGCAAGGTGTACAGGACGAGATCGATCTGTACTTCGGAACTTTCGCTAAGTCATTTGCTTTGATCGGAGCCTTCATTAGTGCCGACAAGCAGGTTATCGATTTCTTGCGCTACAACACACGCTCTCAGGTATTCGCCAAAAGTTTGCCGATGCCATTGGTCGAAGGCGCCCTCAAACGCCTCGAAATGATGCGTCAGGACCCCAGCCACCGCGAGAACTTGTGGAAGATCGCACGCGACCTGCAGGAAGGATTGAAAGCGAACGGATTCAACATCGGCGAAACCAATTCACCTGTAACTCCGGTATTCTTGAACGGAGCCGTGACCGAGGCAACGAACCTCACGCTTGACTTGCGCGAGAACTTCGACCTCTTCTGCTCTATCGTGGTTTACCCGGTAGTTCCTAAAGGTGTGATCATGCTGCGTTTGATTCCGACCGCCGTCCACAGCATGGAAGATGTGGAGTACACCATCGAATGCTTCAGCAAGATCAAGGCTAAGCTCGACGCCGGGGAGTATTTCTCGGAGAAGATCGTCACCAGTCAAAACTGAGTTTTTAGTTCTTCGTTTTGAGTTCTTAGTTAGGGACTTCGATAAAATGAAAAAGCCGGCCCAGTGGGTCGGCTTTCTTTGTATACTAGTACTCCAGTTTGCTGATAAAACGCTATCCCTTAATTCTAAGGGAATTAAACTCTTCGCTTAATTTAGGAATGTCCTTTTGTAGGATTCCCAAAATAAGTTCTTCCTCAATAATATCATATGCGTGCGTGATCAGATTGCGTAATCCTATTATTTTTCACGATGAAGTAATTTGAATCGACTCATCTGCAGTGAGGATTCCCTTCACAGCTTCACCTATTATCTCCAAATCCCTCTCGAAAGCCCTTTTTACCACTTACTGTTTCTGAAAAGGCTCAAAATCATTCTGCACCAATTCCTTAAAGGACTCCAATTCTGAAATAACCGATTCGATGTCAAATACGTACTTGAGAATTCTAGGATGCATAAAAGCTAACCTTAGAACAATTACTGCTCTCCTTTAAGATTGGGTTTTTCAACGAGCGGGACGAGACTAAGTCGACTCGCCGTCTAAAAAGGTCTTCCAATTTCTCTTTTAGATCGAAGTAATAGTCCGCGTAATCCAACAACTCTACAGTTTTATTAAAGGTCACGAGAATATCAATATCACTCCCTTCGTGAAATTTATCAGAAAATGCCGAACTAAAAACTTCGGCCCTCTTTACTCGAGGGTCCTGAAAGATTTGATTCAAGTCAACAATATTTTTCCGAATTATGTCAACCATAAACCAAAGATACCGATTCCATAGATAGAGGCTTTTACAATAGTCCTAACCGCCCTATTTTTAGTCAAACGAACGGCAACTTCGTCACCTCAGCTTTGAGCTCTTTGTTGCGAACTTGAATATAGATTTCTGTGCCGGGATCTTTAAGACCTGCAGGCACATACCCCAATCCAATGCCTTCATCGAGCGTTGGCGACTGAGTACCCGAAGTAACCGTTCCGATCGCGTTGCCCGATCCGTCTGTAATCGCATAGCCATGGCGGGGAATTCCGCGGTCGATCATCTTAAATCCGACCAATCGGCGTTGCAGGCCTTCTTCTTTCTGCTTGGCTAGTGCCTCGCTGTTCACGAAGTTCTTCGTAAACTTGGTCACCCAGCCCAATCCGGCCTCGAGCGGCGAAGTGGTATCGTCAATATCGTTCCCGTACAGGCAAAAACCCTTTTCTAAACGCAAAGTATCACGAGCCCCTAAGCCTATCGGCTTGATGTCGTATTCGGCACCGACCTTGAACACCGCGTCCCAGATGGCATCTGCTTTTTCATTATCGAAGTAGATCTCGAATCCACCCGCACCGGTATACCCGGTTGCGCTCACCAAAACGCGATCGAACCCGGCGAAATGGCCCTTCTCAAAGGTGTAGTAGGTCATGTTGGCCAAGTTCATATCGGTCAGAGACTGAAGTGCCTCGGCAGCTCTAGGACCTTGAACGGACAATAAACTGGTCTTGTCTGAAATGTTGATCATTTCTGCACCGTACGAATTGTGTTTGGAGATCCAAGCCCAGTCCTTGTCGATATTCGACGCATTGACCACCAACATATACTCCTCTTCCCCGATGCGGTATACGAGCAAATCGTCTACAATTCCGCCCGTATCGTTCGGTAAACAGCTGTATTGCACTTTGCTATCGACCAGCTTAGACGCATCGTTTGAGCAAACCTTCTGGATCAAATCAAGCGCACCCGCTCCGCGAATAATGAATTCGCCCATGTGACTCACGTCGAACACCCCAACTCCATTGCGTACGCAGTGGTGCTCGGCCTTAAGCCCTTCGTAACTCACCGGCATCTCGTAACCGGCAAATTCGACCATCTTGGCTCCCAAGGAGCGGTGTTTTTCTGTTAGTGCTGTCTTTTTCAAAGTTCCTAGTTCTTAATTTTTAGTTCTTAGCTGGCTCTGGCGCCAACATCCACAATTCAAGGTTCATGGTTCATAGTCCATCGCCTATGGCCTAAGGCTTATTGCCCAAAGTCTACGTCCTTACCCATGAATCAACTCCTTATTCCCAAACTCCTTCATCACTTCGGCTTCAAATTCAAGCAGATCATTCCACATGGGGTCCACCTGCTCTTTTCCTCCATATTTCCGGGCAAATTTCAGGAACATGGTATAGTGATTGGCCTCGCTGACCATGAGTTTGCGGTAAAACTGCGCTAATTCCTAGTCTTCGATGTTCTCGCTTAAAACTTTGAATCGCTCGCAGCTGCGCTCTTCAATCAATGCCGCAATAAGCAGGCGATGAACCAAGCGTAGATTCCGATCGCCGGTCTTCGGGAAGAACTCCATGATCCGATGAACGTACTCATCCTTTCGCTCACGGCCCAACACCAGTCCACGGTCCACAATATGCTTATGAACCATCTTGAAATGGCTCATTTCTTCCTGAGCAAGTGCGCTTATAGCTTCTACCAATTCGTTCTTTTCAGGATAACCAATGATCAGCGAAATAGCCGTGCTGGCGGCTTTTTGCTCGCAGTATGCGTGATCGGTCAAGATCTCCTCAATGTTCCTCTCAGCGATGTTCACCCATCGAGGGTCCGTTGGTAGTTTGAGTCCCAACATAACCGTTGTTGATTTTTTGTTGAAGTAACTGCGCCAAGCGCAAGGCAAAACTAACCATTATCTTGTACTCACTAACGTTCGCAAGGCGGTCCTTTTCGAAGATAAGTAGCTGTTTTCCGTTGCTTTCGATATGATACAGCGGATTTCCCTCAAAGAATTGAATGATTCGGTCATCGAATAATCTTCGCATGGCAAAGCGCTTGTCGGCCCGTAATCAGAATCGCCGATTAAAGTCCGGGGGACCTTTGAAGTTGACCTCCCTGAATCCGGCCAGTTGCCCAACTCTATCGAGTAATCGCTCTTTATCGAGAATGAACTCGGGAACTTCAACAGGCAAGTCGATCACCACCACACCGGCGTGCTTAGGCTCCTTGGCAATGAATTCGCCTTCGTGAAAATCAAGATCACATGCCCTGAGCTTCAGTGGCCCTACCGAACCTTTTAAGGAGTTTCTTCCTCGATCCAGAGTTCCGGTTCGGAAATAACCGAAATCGTTGAAACCTTGAATCGTTCGGAACTCTTGGGCTTCGTAGAACCACCCAAGATCTTCACCATATTGTTTCAATTGCTCTTGACGCTTGGTCAATGGTTTGATCTTCTTCACTTTCTTGGAAGCAACCGGACGCATGGGGCTCAGTGGATGGTTGGTAGGCACCGCGAGGTTGTCGATCCCAATAATACTGATCTCACCACCATTTCGATCGAAATTCTCGCTGTACTCATTAAGATGTTCTAAGGTGCTGTGGCCGACGAAATCGGCCAGACTAAAATCAACGACTACCTTGGCCGAATAAGGTACGGTGTCGAGCCTGGCCTTTAGCCTATTGAAGTTAAAAAAATTGCTGAAGTAACGAACACTTATCAAGTAGGTTCCATCCAGCTCGTCAATCATTAAGATGTTTGTTTTTAACAAGTTGCGTAATATTATATCAACCTTTTTAACACTGAACAAA is drawn from Flavobacteriales bacterium and contains these coding sequences:
- a CDS encoding SulP family inorganic anion transporter, giving the protein MGNHDQWCIGGLNVVGVIARSSVNASNGATMRLSNGFHGIFLAVFILLFKNLVTGIPLPALAVILVYTGYKLAHPSQFLHRYRIGGQQLLKFSITIVLTIFLGLIKGIALGMFITIIAHLFSVKKVDIILRNLLKTNILMIDELDGTYLISVRYFSNFFNFNRLKARLDTVPYSAKVVVDFSLADFVGHSTLEHLNEYSENFDRNGGEISIIGIDNLAVPTNHPLSPMRPVASKKVKKIKPLTKRQEQLKQYGEDLGWFYEAQEFRTIQGFNDFGYFRTGTLDRGRNSLKGSVGPLKLRACDLDFHEGEFIAKEPKHAGVVVIDLPVEVPEFILDKERLLDRVGQLAGFREVNFKGPPDFNRRF
- a CDS encoding nucleotidyltransferase domain-containing protein, whose product is MVDIIRKNIVDLNQIFQDPRVKRAEVFSSAFSDKFHEGSDIDILVTFNKTVELLDYADYYFDLKEKLEDLFRRRVDLVSSRSLKNPILKESSNCSKVSFYAS
- a CDS encoding DUF86 domain-containing protein — translated: MIGLRNLITHAYDIIEEELILGILQKDIPKLSEEFNSLRIKG
- the gcvT gene encoding glycine cleavage system aminomethyltransferase GcvT: MKKTALTEKHRSLGAKMVEFAGYEMPVSYEGLKAEHHCVRNGVGVFDVSHMGEFIIRGAGALDLIQKVCSNDASKLVDSKVQYSCLPNDTGGIVDDLLVYRIGEEEYMLVVNASNIDKDWAWISKHNSYGAEMINISDKTSLLSVQGPRAAEALQSLTDMNLANMTYYTFEKGHFAGFDRVLVSATGYTGAGGFEIYFDNEKADAIWDAVFKVGAEYDIKPIGLGARDTLRLEKGFCLYGNDIDDTTSPLEAGLGWVTKFTKNFVNSEALAKQKEEGLQRRLVGFKMIDRGIPRHGYAITDGSGNAIGTVTSGTQSPTLDEGIGLGYVPAGLKDPGTEIYIQVRNKELKAEVTKLPFV
- a CDS encoding aminotransferase class I/II-fold pyridoxal phosphate-dependent enzyme, whose protein sequence is MKDIFEKISNNRGPLGQYSEDAHGYFTFPKLEGDLAPRMNFNGKEKLVWSLNNYLGLGNHPEVRKVDAEAAERWGLAYPMGARIMSGNTALHEKLERELSDFVMKEDTILLNYGYQGIMSAIDAVVDRNDVIVYDSESHACIIDGLRMHMGRRFVYPHNDINNLEKQLERATKLVENTDGGILVITEGVFGMAGDQGKLKEIVELKKKFSFHLMVDDAHGIGVMGETGAGTGEEQGVQDEIDLYFGTFAKSFALIGAFISADKQVIDFLRYNTRSQVFAKSLPMPLVEGALKRLEMMRQDPSHRENLWKIARDLQEGLKANGFNIGETNSPVTPVFLNGAVTEATNLTLDLRENFDLFCSIVVYPVVPKGVIMLRLIPTAVHSMEDVEYTIECFSKIKAKLDAGEYFSEKIVTSQN
- a CDS encoding VOC family protein, with translation MVISGIQQMGIGVRNVHEAWCWYRKYFGMDIKVFEEAAEAGLMLPYTGGEPRSRHAALALNLQSGGGFEIWQYTSRTPEAAKFDIRLGDLGLYICKIKCKDIAATYKWYQNEGLDLRSDVAPDPAGRPHFYLADPYGNIFELVEGYGWFKDEKKLTGGVFGAVIGSSDIDRVLPIYQDILQFDNMIANQEGTFSDWKGLPGAEEKYRRVVLKSSARKGAFSKLLGPGEIELVQGLDYEGQHIFKDRFWGDLGFIHLCFDINGMAELKSKCEAAGYPFTVDSSESFDMGETAGHFTYIEDPDGTLIEFVETHKVPIMKKIGWYINLKNRRAEKSLPTWLLKAFALNRVKD